A genomic stretch from Croceibacterium aestuarii includes:
- the gatA gene encoding Asp-tRNA(Asn)/Glu-tRNA(Gln) amidotransferase subunit GatA — protein MSAELTNLGVKAIRDGVAAGDFSAREVAEAFNANVAAAQDALNAFIVATPEKALEAADNVDADRAAGKPLGAMAGVPIGMKDLFATRGVQTTAASHILGGFVPEYESTVSQKLWDAGAGMLGKLNLDQFAMGSSNETSYYGNVISPWRKQGSNAGLAPGGSSGGSSAAVAARLCPAATGTDTGGSIRQPAAFTGITGIKPTYGRCSRWGIVAFASSLDQAGPMARDVTDCAIMLGAMAGFDPKDSTSLDLPVPDWAGSLDANLKGKRVGIPKEYRMDGTDADILKLWDDGIAWLKDAGAEVVDISLPHTKYALPAYYIVAPAEASSNLARYDGVRYGLRDLPDHAGLQDMYAATRSAGFGDEVKRRILIGTYVLSAGFYDAYYTQAMKVRTLIRHDFEEAWARCDVILAPTTPTASFALGDKVDDPLAMYLNDVFSVPASMAGLPAISVPGGLNKEGLPLGLQIIGRAFEEQEVLNAGLAIEQRAGFTAQPEKWW, from the coding sequence ATGAGTGCGGAACTGACGAACCTCGGCGTCAAGGCGATCCGCGACGGGGTCGCCGCGGGCGATTTCTCCGCGCGCGAAGTGGCGGAGGCGTTCAACGCCAACGTCGCCGCGGCGCAGGATGCGCTCAACGCCTTCATCGTCGCCACGCCGGAAAAGGCGCTCGAAGCCGCCGACAACGTCGATGCCGACCGGGCGGCGGGCAAGCCGCTTGGCGCGATGGCGGGCGTGCCGATCGGCATGAAGGACCTGTTCGCCACCCGCGGCGTGCAGACCACCGCGGCGAGCCACATCCTCGGCGGGTTCGTGCCCGAGTATGAGAGCACCGTCAGCCAGAAGCTGTGGGACGCCGGCGCGGGGATGCTCGGCAAGCTCAATCTCGACCAGTTCGCGATGGGCTCGTCGAACGAGACCTCGTACTACGGCAACGTCATCTCGCCGTGGCGCAAGCAGGGCAGCAATGCCGGCCTCGCCCCCGGCGGCTCGTCGGGCGGCAGTTCGGCGGCGGTCGCGGCGCGGCTGTGCCCGGCGGCGACCGGGACCGACACCGGCGGCTCGATCCGCCAGCCCGCCGCCTTCACCGGCATTACCGGGATCAAGCCGACCTATGGGCGCTGCAGCCGCTGGGGCATCGTCGCTTTCGCTTCGAGTCTCGACCAGGCCGGGCCGATGGCGCGCGACGTCACCGACTGCGCGATCATGCTCGGCGCGATGGCCGGGTTCGACCCCAAGGATTCGACCAGTCTCGACCTGCCGGTGCCCGACTGGGCGGGCTCGCTCGACGCGAACCTCAAGGGCAAGCGCGTCGGCATTCCAAAGGAATACCGGATGGACGGCACCGACGCCGACATCCTCAAGCTGTGGGACGACGGCATTGCCTGGCTCAAGGACGCCGGCGCCGAAGTCGTCGACATATCCCTGCCGCACACCAAGTACGCGTTGCCGGCCTACTACATCGTTGCCCCGGCAGAGGCCTCGAGCAACCTCGCGCGCTACGACGGCGTACGCTACGGCCTGCGCGATCTGCCCGACCACGCGGGTCTGCAGGACATGTACGCCGCGACTCGTTCCGCCGGCTTCGGCGACGAGGTCAAGCGTCGCATCCTGATCGGCACCTACGTGCTCTCCGCCGGGTTCTACGACGCCTATTACACCCAGGCGATGAAGGTCCGCACGCTGATCCGGCACGACTTCGAGGAGGCCTGGGCCAGGTGCGACGTGATCCTCGCCCCGACCACGCCGACCGCCAGCTTCGCGCTGGGCGACAAGGTCGACGATCCGTTGGCGATGTATCTCAACGACGTGTTCTCGGTCCCCGCGAGCATGGCCGGCCTGCCGGCGATAAGCGTGCCGGGCGGGCTCAACAAGGAGGGTCTGCCGCTCGGCCTGCAGATCATCGGCCGTGCGTTCGAGGAACAGGAGGTCCTCAACGCCGGCCTCGCGATCGAACAGCGCGCCGGGTTTACCGCACAGCCGGAGAAGTGGTGGTGA
- a CDS encoding nuclear transport factor 2 family protein, with product MGEPPRPPLPPFTAETAAQKVRMAEDAWNGRDPEKVALAYSPDSRWRNRAEFLQGRAEIAAFLTRKWARELEYRLIKELWAFTANRIAVRFAYEWRDDSGHWFRSYGNENWEFDALGYMRLRIASINDLPIAESDRLFHWPLGRRPDDHPGLSELGL from the coding sequence ATGGGCGAGCCGCCGCGCCCGCCGTTGCCGCCGTTCACTGCCGAGACCGCCGCGCAAAAGGTGCGCATGGCCGAAGACGCCTGGAACGGCCGCGATCCCGAGAAAGTCGCGCTTGCCTATTCGCCCGACAGCCGCTGGCGCAATCGCGCCGAGTTTCTCCAGGGGCGCGCGGAGATCGCCGCCTTCCTGACGCGCAAATGGGCGCGGGAGCTCGAATACCGGCTGATCAAGGAGCTGTGGGCCTTCACCGCGAACCGCATCGCCGTGCGCTTCGCCTACGAATGGCGCGACGACAGCGGGCACTGGTTCCGCTCCTACGGCAACGAGAACTGGGAGTTCGACGCGCTCGGCTACATGCGCCTGCGCATCGCCAGCATCAACGACTTGCCGATCGCGGAGAGCGACCGGCTGTTCCACTGGCCGCTCGGTCGCCGGCCCGACGACCATCCCGGGCTTTCGGAGCTCGGGCTGTAA
- a CDS encoding MFS transporter — translation MSEVPADAAPDAEFDHPLTPQERRKAIIAATLGNGLEFYDFITFAFFAIQIGHAFFPSESAFLSLMGSLATFFVGFLTRPLGAYILGGYADRVGRKPAMMISMSLMGAGIILLVITPGYATIGYAAPVIAVIARMIQGFALGGEVGSATIYMMEGADPRRRGWSMSWQGASQNIAATIGSLVGLLLAAVLSEAELSDYGWRIALALGVTIVPVALWVRNSLPETVHHADTSPVAADEGFRSYIRPIVCGLIIIGAGTIGTYIFQYMATYGQNTLKLSPTLSLAGEFANNGISVIAVLIGGAVSDRKGRKHVMLLPQALFCVLVVPCFLWLTSWRDAVSFIGANLILSYISGYMYGAVYAAISESIPKAVRARVFALVYAVPVTFLGGSTQLVVTWILEVTGNPMSIAWYLTGVSLIGLVAMWALKESAPVKVGIARSAAA, via the coding sequence TTGAGCGAAGTACCCGCAGACGCAGCCCCCGACGCCGAGTTCGACCACCCGCTGACCCCGCAGGAACGGCGAAAGGCGATCATCGCCGCCACGCTCGGCAACGGGCTCGAGTTCTACGACTTCATCACCTTCGCCTTCTTCGCCATCCAGATCGGACACGCCTTCTTCCCGTCCGAGAGCGCATTCCTTTCGCTGATGGGTTCGCTGGCGACGTTCTTCGTCGGCTTCCTCACCCGTCCGCTCGGCGCCTACATCCTCGGCGGCTATGCCGACCGGGTCGGACGCAAGCCGGCGATGATGATCTCGATGAGCCTGATGGGCGCGGGGATCATCCTGCTGGTGATCACCCCGGGCTATGCCACCATCGGCTATGCCGCGCCGGTGATCGCGGTGATCGCGCGGATGATCCAGGGCTTTGCGCTCGGCGGCGAGGTCGGTTCGGCGACGATCTACATGATGGAAGGCGCCGACCCGCGGCGCCGCGGCTGGTCGATGAGCTGGCAGGGGGCGAGCCAGAACATCGCCGCCACCATCGGCTCGCTAGTCGGCCTGCTGCTCGCCGCGGTGCTGAGCGAGGCGGAGCTGTCCGACTACGGCTGGCGCATCGCTCTGGCGCTCGGCGTCACCATCGTCCCGGTCGCGCTGTGGGTGCGCAATTCGCTGCCCGAAACGGTGCACCATGCAGATACCTCGCCGGTCGCGGCGGACGAGGGCTTCCGTTCGTACATCCGGCCGATCGTCTGCGGGCTGATCATCATCGGCGCCGGCACCATCGGGACCTACATCTTCCAGTACATGGCGACCTACGGGCAGAACACGCTCAAGCTCTCGCCCACGCTCTCGCTCGCCGGCGAGTTCGCCAACAACGGCATCTCGGTCATCGCCGTGCTGATTGGCGGCGCGGTGAGCGACCGCAAGGGCCGCAAGCACGTGATGCTGTTGCCGCAGGCGCTGTTCTGCGTGCTGGTGGTGCCATGCTTCCTGTGGCTGACGAGCTGGCGCGACGCGGTCAGCTTCATCGGCGCCAACCTGATCCTGAGCTACATCTCGGGCTACATGTACGGCGCGGTCTATGCCGCGATCAGCGAGAGTATTCCCAAGGCGGTGCGCGCCCGCGTGTTCGCGCTGGTCTATGCCGTGCCGGTGACCTTCCTAGGCGGTTCGACCCAACTCGTGGTCACCTGGATTCTCGAAGTGACCGGCAACCCGATGTCGATCGCCTGGTACCTGACCGGGGTCTCGCTGATCGGCCTCGTCGCAATGTGGGCGTTGAAGGAAAGCGCGCCGGTCAAGGTGGGGATCGCCCGCAGCGCCGCGGCCTGA
- a CDS encoding M16 family metallopeptidase, giving the protein MRRLFLSAALPLVLAACATTQPEIAATAPPAASTAPAKPAPLSQLVDAVDIPYQSFTLPNGLTVLVHTDRKTPVVGVTTYYRVGSKNEPRGKTGFAHLYEHLFFGGSENVPNFDIPLEGAGSTSTNGSTWYDRTNYVETVPTGALDLTLFMESDRMGHLLGAVTQDKLDKQRGVVQNEKRLGDNQPYGLTEYLIGDALFPVGHPYRHSTIGSMADLDAATLSDVRQWYIDNYGPNNAILALTGDIDAATARPLVEKWFGDIPRGPEITEPTSPIVTLDAPKRQVITDQVPATKIFKVWSGPGLNAPDAAALDAGMTVLGGLASSRLDNILVRDEQLAVSVSAYAQQFEDASLLQAEMVVKPGVDEALAERRLGEVIDQLVADGPTGDELLRAATRSVSAEIGALEVVGDMGGKGATLAEGLLYSGDPAHYKKALEETATLTPAQVRAALAKWLGRPAYTLVVEPGERTLDGADLGGWGDEGSVAPPPPDPKTPAPPVAEGPAREAPPVAPVADLTFPAVRHATLSNGIPVSLATRTAIPKVSVSLDFDAGYAADGNARAGTQSLMMDLLKEGTTSRSAVEIAEEQERLGASIETGTSLDSSRVSMTALTANLAPSLTLMADIARHPKFAADDVARVRDQRLAAIQQQQATPTTLAQRALKPLIYGAAHPYGSVGSAGRTSVVEGLTPADLSTAHETWLRPDLAQITVVGDITMDRLLPLLEQAFGNWQAPATPAPTKDLSVAVPPAKQRMVVIDRPGAPQSMIMMGHVLPVEGTAPSLESLDLANQVIGGGFLSRLNMDLREDKGWTYYAYSSVSSTKGPLMATAYSPVQTDKTGEAIKAMLADMRAFPAGKRVDQVELQRVTDGNVRGLPNSFQTNSQVLGGILDNQLLGRPDNYYSTLPAVYGAMDAAAIDTAAAKYLQPDDMVIVVVGDRKEIDSQLADLGIPIEYREASEF; this is encoded by the coding sequence ATGCGTCGCCTTTTCCTTTCCGCCGCCCTTCCCCTTGTCCTGGCTGCCTGCGCCACCACCCAGCCCGAGATCGCCGCCACCGCGCCGCCCGCGGCCAGCACGGCGCCGGCGAAGCCCGCCCCGCTTTCGCAGCTGGTCGATGCGGTCGACATTCCCTACCAGAGCTTCACCCTGCCCAACGGACTCACCGTCCTGGTGCATACCGACCGCAAGACGCCGGTCGTCGGGGTGACGACCTACTACCGGGTCGGCTCGAAGAACGAGCCGCGCGGCAAGACCGGCTTTGCCCACCTCTACGAGCACCTGTTCTTCGGCGGCAGCGAGAACGTGCCCAACTTCGATATTCCGCTCGAAGGCGCCGGCTCGACCAGCACCAACGGTTCGACCTGGTACGACCGCACCAACTATGTCGAAACCGTGCCGACCGGCGCCCTCGACCTGACGCTGTTCATGGAAAGCGACCGCATGGGCCACCTCCTCGGCGCGGTTACGCAGGACAAGCTCGATAAGCAGCGCGGCGTGGTGCAGAACGAAAAGCGGCTTGGCGACAACCAGCCCTATGGCCTGACCGAATATCTGATCGGCGATGCGCTGTTCCCGGTCGGCCACCCCTATCGCCACTCGACGATCGGCTCGATGGCCGACCTCGACGCCGCCACGCTGAGCGACGTGCGTCAGTGGTACATCGACAATTACGGCCCCAACAACGCCATCCTGGCGCTCACCGGCGACATCGACGCGGCAACCGCGCGGCCGCTGGTCGAAAAGTGGTTCGGCGACATTCCGCGCGGCCCCGAAATCACCGAGCCGACCTCGCCGATCGTTACGCTCGATGCGCCGAAGCGGCAGGTCATCACCGACCAGGTCCCGGCGACCAAGATCTTCAAGGTGTGGAGCGGCCCGGGCCTCAACGCTCCCGACGCCGCGGCGCTCGACGCCGGCATGACAGTGCTTGGCGGGCTCGCCAGCTCGCGCCTCGACAACATCCTCGTACGCGACGAGCAACTGGCCGTGTCGGTCAGCGCCTACGCCCAGCAGTTCGAGGACGCGAGCCTGCTCCAGGCCGAGATGGTCGTGAAGCCCGGCGTCGACGAGGCCCTGGCCGAGAGACGCCTCGGTGAAGTCATCGACCAGCTGGTAGCCGACGGCCCGACGGGCGACGAACTGCTGCGCGCGGCAACCCGCTCGGTCTCGGCCGAGATCGGCGCACTCGAAGTGGTCGGCGACATGGGCGGCAAGGGCGCGACACTGGCCGAGGGGCTGCTCTATTCGGGCGATCCCGCGCACTACAAGAAGGCGCTCGAAGAAACCGCGACGCTGACCCCGGCGCAAGTCCGCGCGGCGCTCGCCAAGTGGCTGGGCCGCCCCGCCTATACCCTGGTCGTCGAGCCGGGCGAGCGCACGCTCGACGGAGCCGATCTGGGCGGCTGGGGAGACGAAGGCAGCGTGGCGCCGCCCCCGCCCGACCCCAAGACCCCGGCCCCGCCGGTGGCAGAAGGACCGGCGCGCGAAGCGCCGCCGGTCGCGCCGGTGGCCGACCTGACCTTCCCGGCCGTGCGCCACGCCACGCTGTCAAACGGCATCCCCGTGTCGCTCGCCACGCGCACGGCGATCCCAAAGGTCAGCGTCTCGCTCGATTTCGACGCCGGCTATGCCGCTGACGGCAACGCCCGCGCCGGCACCCAGTCGCTGATGATGGACCTGCTCAAGGAAGGCACGACCAGCCGCAGCGCGGTCGAGATCGCCGAGGAGCAGGAGCGGCTCGGCGCCTCGATCGAGACCGGCACGTCGCTCGATTCGAGCCGCGTGAGCATGACTGCGCTGACCGCCAACCTGGCGCCCTCGCTGACGCTGATGGCCGACATCGCCCGGCACCCGAAGTTCGCCGCCGACGACGTGGCGCGGGTCAGGGACCAGCGCCTCGCGGCGATCCAGCAACAGCAGGCCACGCCGACCACCCTCGCCCAGCGCGCGCTCAAGCCGCTGATCTACGGCGCCGCGCACCCCTATGGCTCGGTCGGTTCCGCCGGCCGGACGAGCGTGGTCGAAGGCCTGACGCCCGCCGACCTGTCCACGGCGCACGAGACATGGCTGCGGCCCGACCTGGCGCAGATCACCGTGGTCGGCGACATCACGATGGACAGGCTGCTTCCGCTGCTCGAGCAGGCGTTCGGCAACTGGCAGGCTCCTGCTACGCCCGCGCCGACCAAGGACCTTTCCGTCGCCGTTCCGCCAGCGAAGCAGCGCATGGTGGTAATCGACCGGCCGGGCGCGCCGCAGTCGATGATCATGATGGGCCACGTCCTGCCGGTGGAAGGCACCGCGCCGAGCCTCGAATCGCTCGACCTCGCCAACCAGGTGATCGGCGGGGGCTTCCTCTCGCGGCTCAACATGGACCTGCGCGAGGACAAGGGGTGGACCTATTACGCCTATTCCTCGGTCAGTTCGACGAAGGGGCCGCTGATGGCCACGGCCTACAGCCCGGTACAGACCGACAAGACCGGTGAGGCGATAAAGGCGATGCTGGCGGACATGCGGGCCTTCCCGGCCGGCAAGCGCGTCGACCAGGTGGAACTGCAGCGGGTGACCGACGGCAACGTGCGCGGCCTGCCCAATTCGTTCCAGACCAATTCGCAGGTGCTGGGCGGAATTCTCGACAACCAGCTGCTCGGCCGGCCCGACAACTACTACTCGACGCTGCCCGCCGTCTACGGCGCGATGGACGCCGCGGCGATCGATACGGCCGCGGCGAAGTACCTGCAGCCCGACGACATGGTCATCGTGGTGGTCGGCGACCGCAAAGAGATCGACAGCCAGCTCGCCGACCTCGGCATCCCGATCGAGTACCGCGAGGCGAGCGAGTTCTAG
- the gatC gene encoding Asp-tRNA(Asn)/Glu-tRNA(Gln) amidotransferase subunit GatC, with the protein MSVDRETVAKIASLARISMDEGALDRMVPEFNNILAWVEQLGEVDTSGVEPMTAVIPQALRLRDDVVDADPLTGGGIRDKVLANAPAAEHGFFGVPKVIE; encoded by the coding sequence ATGTCGGTAGACCGTGAAACCGTGGCGAAAATCGCCAGCCTGGCGCGCATCAGCATGGACGAGGGTGCCCTCGACCGGATGGTGCCCGAGTTCAACAACATCCTCGCCTGGGTCGAGCAGCTCGGCGAGGTGGACACCAGCGGCGTCGAGCCGATGACGGCGGTGATCCCGCAGGCGCTGCGCCTGCGCGACGACGTGGTCGATGCCGACCCGCTGACCGGCGGCGGCATTCGCGACAAGGTGCTGGCCAATGCGCCAGCGGCCGAGCACGGCTTTTTCGGCGTGCCGAAGGTGATCGAATGA
- the gatB gene encoding Asp-tRNA(Asn)/Glu-tRNA(Gln) amidotransferase subunit GatB, which yields MVVSTYRIQGATGEWEVVIGLEVHAQVTSHAKLFSGASTQFGAEPNANVSLVDAAMPGMLPVPNRECIRQAVRTGLAIDAQINKWSRFDRKNYFYADLPQGYQISQLYHPLVGEGQLLIEADEKAGIPEDKVIGIERIHVEQDAGKLMHDQHPTMSYVDLNRCGVALMEIVSRPDMRSPAEAGAYVRKLRSILRYVGSCDGNMEQGSMRADVNVSVRRPGEEFGTRTETKNVNSVRFVMAVIEQEARRQVDLIEDGGTVVQETRLYDPDRNETRSMRSKEDAHDYRYFPDPDLLPLELDDAFVEECRASLPELPDAKRTRYIAELGVPEYNAHVLTAEVETARWFEVLLSETAAAQGKSEGEVAKQASNWLLSEFFGALNKAGHTLEESPVSHEAAAELLALVGKGVISGSIAKQVLETMLATGDSAGAIVEREGLKQESDSGAIEAAVDKVLADNADKVADYKGGKQALFGFFVGQTMKAMQGKANPQVVNEVLKAKLG from the coding sequence GTGGTGGTGAGTACTTATCGCATCCAGGGCGCCACGGGCGAATGGGAGGTCGTGATCGGCCTCGAGGTCCACGCGCAGGTCACCTCCCATGCCAAGCTGTTCTCCGGCGCCTCGACGCAGTTCGGGGCTGAGCCCAACGCCAACGTCAGCCTCGTCGATGCGGCGATGCCCGGCATGCTGCCGGTGCCCAACCGCGAATGCATCCGCCAGGCGGTGCGCACGGGTCTCGCGATCGACGCGCAGATCAACAAGTGGAGCCGGTTCGACCGCAAGAACTACTTCTACGCCGACCTGCCGCAGGGCTACCAGATCAGCCAGCTCTACCACCCGCTGGTGGGCGAGGGGCAGCTGCTGATCGAAGCCGACGAGAAGGCCGGCATTCCCGAAGACAAGGTCATCGGCATCGAGCGCATCCACGTCGAGCAGGACGCGGGCAAGCTGATGCACGACCAGCACCCGACGATGTCCTACGTCGACCTCAATCGCTGCGGCGTGGCGCTGATGGAGATCGTCAGCCGTCCCGACATGCGTTCGCCCGCCGAGGCCGGGGCTTACGTCCGCAAGCTGCGCTCGATCCTGCGCTACGTCGGTTCGTGCGACGGCAACATGGAGCAGGGCTCGATGCGCGCCGACGTCAACGTCAGCGTGCGCAGGCCGGGCGAAGAATTCGGCACCCGCACGGAGACGAAGAACGTCAACTCGGTGCGCTTCGTGATGGCGGTGATCGAGCAGGAAGCGCGCCGCCAGGTCGATCTGATCGAGGACGGCGGCACGGTGGTGCAGGAAACCCGGCTCTACGATCCCGACCGCAACGAGACCCGTTCGATGCGTTCGAAGGAAGACGCGCACGATTATCGCTACTTCCCCGATCCCGACCTGCTGCCGCTGGAACTCGACGATGCCTTCGTCGAAGAGTGCAGGGCGAGCCTGCCCGAGCTGCCCGACGCCAAGCGCACCCGCTACATCGCCGAGCTCGGCGTGCCCGAATACAACGCCCACGTCCTCACCGCCGAAGTCGAAACCGCGCGCTGGTTCGAGGTGCTGCTGAGCGAGACCGCCGCCGCGCAGGGCAAGTCCGAGGGCGAGGTCGCCAAGCAGGCTAGCAACTGGCTGCTGTCCGAATTCTTCGGCGCGCTCAACAAGGCCGGCCACACGCTCGAAGAGAGCCCCGTGAGCCACGAAGCGGCCGCCGAACTGCTGGCGCTGGTCGGCAAGGGGGTCATCTCAGGCTCGATCGCCAAGCAGGTGCTCGAAACCATGCTCGCCACCGGCGACAGCGCGGGGGCGATCGTCGAGCGCGAGGGGCTCAAGCAGGAAAGCGACAGCGGCGCGATCGAGGCTGCGGTGGACAAGGTCTTGGCCGACAACGCCGACAAGGTCGCCGACTACAAGGGCGGCAAGCAGGCGCTGTTCGGTTTCTTCGTCGGGCAGACGATGAAGGCGATGCAGGGCAAGGCCAACCCGCAGGTGGTTAACGAGGTTCTGAAGGCGAAGCTCGGCTGA
- a CDS encoding tRNA (cytidine(34)-2'-O)-methyltransferase, which yields MPLTIVLVEPEIPGNTGAVGRTCVALDAELVLIHPLGFDISDARVKRSGLDYWPHVRLAEFADWDAFVAERQPRADQLFLFEEHGSVSFYEPDYPDDAILVFGKETTGIPPAIWRGYPGRQFRLPMRSQHIRSLNLANTVAAAAYQALRGKLA from the coding sequence ATGCCGCTGACCATCGTCCTCGTCGAACCCGAAATCCCCGGCAACACCGGCGCGGTGGGGCGGACCTGCGTGGCGCTCGATGCCGAGCTGGTGCTGATCCACCCGCTGGGCTTCGACATCAGCGATGCGCGGGTCAAACGCTCGGGCCTCGATTACTGGCCGCACGTCAGGCTGGCCGAATTTGCCGACTGGGACGCGTTCGTCGCGGAACGCCAGCCGCGGGCCGACCAGCTTTTCCTGTTCGAGGAACACGGCTCGGTCTCGTTCTACGAGCCGGACTACCCCGACGATGCGATCCTCGTGTTCGGCAAGGAGACGACCGGCATCCCGCCGGCGATCTGGCGGGGCTATCCAGGGCGCCAGTTCCGTCTGCCGATGCGCTCGCAGCACATCCGCTCGCTCAACCTCGCCAACACCGTCGCCGCCGCGGCCTACCAGGCGCTGCGCGGCAAGCTGGCCTAG